From a region of the Dictyoglomus sp. genome:
- a CDS encoding DeoR/GlpR family DNA-binding transcription regulator, giving the protein MLAEERRTRILELLEKERGVKVSDLVRIFNVTGATIRRDLEALEKEGFLKRTHGGAVLPQSFSFEPLYATKKRQNLKEKMAIGIKAAELINDGETIFIETGSTTLQIARNIKNRHDLTVVTNSIDVARELLSARGIEVILTGGVLRKETIALIGPIAERVLREFRVDKAFLGISGIIPGKGMSTASIAEAQIKKLIIEMGREIIGVADYSKFGKECFAFVAPTKVLSKIVVDDKVPSKYIEELRNEGVEVIVCSPEDI; this is encoded by the coding sequence ATGTTAGCAGAAGAAAGAAGGACAAGAATTTTAGAGCTTTTAGAAAAGGAAAGGGGGGTTAAGGTCTCTGATTTAGTAAGAATATTTAATGTTACTGGCGCAACTATAAGAAGAGATTTAGAAGCATTGGAAAAAGAAGGATTCTTGAAAAGAACCCATGGTGGTGCTGTTCTTCCCCAAAGTTTTTCTTTTGAACCCTTATATGCAACAAAAAAGAGACAGAATTTAAAGGAAAAGATGGCTATTGGAATAAAAGCAGCAGAATTAATAAATGATGGAGAAACGATTTTCATAGAGACAGGTAGTACTACTCTTCAAATTGCAAGAAATATTAAGAATCGCCATGACTTAACCGTTGTTACAAACTCTATAGATGTTGCGAGAGAATTATTAAGTGCAAGAGGAATTGAAGTTATTCTCACAGGAGGAGTATTAAGAAAGGAGACAATAGCTTTAATAGGTCCCATAGCAGAAAGAGTTTTAAGAGAATTCAGAGTAGATAAAGCATTTCTTGGAATATCGGGAATTATCCCTGGAAAGGGCATGAGTACTGCAAGCATTGCAGAAGCTCAAATAAAAAAATTGATAATTGAAATGGGAAGAGAAATTATAGGAGTTGCAGATTATAGTAAATTTGGTAAAGAATGTTTTGCTTTTGTAGCACCTACAAAGGTACTAAGTAAGATTGTTGTGGATGATAAAGTTCCTTCAAAGTATATAGAGGAATTAAGAAATGAAGGGGTAGAAGTAATTGTATGTTCACCAGAGGACATTTAA
- a CDS encoding nucleoside kinase, which produces MPNVEIRGAIRIEEDNPLSVKDLILKNQETIKNLFADNDFPVAIRLENQIEDLNYIIDDDVKLDFINLKSNFGRRVWERSYIFLLNLACEKVLPDLKVIVEHSYHKSLYGRFKNYIPKQKDLEIIEEKMRELAEKDIPIEKVVVSKEEALKIFKERKDEDKIRLLKYIYSNKIPLYKIENHYEYSYLPLVPSTGYLKVFSLKLYQPGFILVLPDERDLSRVSEFKEIVRLFQAFYEYKNWLEILGLVDVASLNSAIEKGEISEVIKVAEALHEKKIAQIADEICSRLPDLKLVLIAGPSSAGKTTFSKRLQIQLKVNGIRPQVIEMDDYFLPPEFIERDEFGNYDFDNPKALDIKLLNEHLTILMNGGEVELPKYNFQKKRREESGRVIKLEERSLIVMEGIHGLNPEVTSCIPGYMKYHIFVSALTHLNIDNQNRVPTTDARLMRRIVRDSIFRGYGVLDSIRQWPSVRRAEDLYIFPTQERADVMFNSALVYEFSVLKNFAEPMLRAVPPYYPEYPEAKRILDILSHFLPLSPTEVPMTSILREFIGGSSFSY; this is translated from the coding sequence ATGCCAAACGTAGAAATTAGAGGTGCTATAAGAATAGAAGAAGATAATCCTCTTAGTGTTAAGGATTTAATCTTAAAAAATCAAGAGACAATTAAAAATCTTTTTGCTGATAATGATTTTCCTGTTGCAATAAGACTAGAAAATCAAATAGAGGATCTTAATTATATTATTGATGATGATGTGAAATTGGATTTTATAAATTTAAAAAGTAACTTTGGAAGAAGAGTATGGGAGAGAAGTTATATTTTTCTTTTAAATTTAGCTTGTGAAAAAGTACTTCCAGATTTAAAGGTAATCGTAGAGCATTCCTATCATAAAAGTCTCTATGGAAGGTTTAAAAACTATATTCCAAAACAAAAGGATTTGGAAATTATAGAAGAAAAAATGAGAGAATTAGCAGAAAAAGATATTCCAATAGAAAAAGTGGTAGTTTCTAAAGAGGAAGCATTGAAGATCTTTAAAGAAAGAAAAGATGAAGATAAAATTAGACTCTTAAAATATATATATTCTAATAAAATTCCCTTGTATAAGATTGAGAATCATTATGAATATTCTTATCTTCCTTTAGTTCCTTCTACGGGTTATCTTAAAGTTTTTTCTCTAAAGCTTTATCAACCTGGGTTTATTCTTGTTTTACCCGATGAGAGGGATCTTTCAAGGGTAAGTGAATTTAAGGAGATTGTTAGATTATTTCAAGCTTTTTATGAGTATAAAAATTGGCTAGAAATATTAGGTTTGGTGGATGTGGCTTCTTTGAATTCTGCTATAGAAAAGGGGGAAATCTCTGAGGTTATAAAAGTGGCAGAGGCTCTCCATGAGAAAAAGATTGCCCAGATTGCTGATGAAATTTGTTCAAGGCTTCCTGATTTAAAATTAGTACTTATTGCAGGTCCATCTTCTGCAGGAAAAACTACCTTTAGTAAAAGATTACAGATTCAGTTAAAAGTAAATGGAATCAGACCTCAGGTTATTGAGATGGATGATTATTTTTTACCTCCTGAATTTATTGAAAGAGATGAGTTTGGAAACTACGATTTCGATAATCCTAAAGCACTGGATATAAAACTTCTAAATGAGCATTTGACAATTCTTATGAATGGAGGAGAGGTGGAGCTTCCTAAGTATAATTTTCAAAAGAAGAGAAGGGAAGAATCAGGAAGGGTAATAAAATTAGAAGAAAGAAGTTTAATTGTTATGGAAGGAATTCATGGTTTAAATCCTGAAGTTACCTCTTGTATTCCAGGATACATGAAATATCATATTTTTGTTAGTGCCTTGACCCATCTTAATATTGATAATCAAAATAGAGTTCCAACTACAGATGCAAGACTAATGAGAAGAATTGTAAGGGATAGTATATTTAGAGGATATGGAGTCTTAGATTCCATAAGGCAATGGCCGTCAGTAAGAAGGGCTGAAGATCTTTACATATTCCCTACTCAAGAGAGAGCGGATGTAATGTTTAATTCTGCATTGGTTTATGAATTCTCGGTTTTAAAGAATTTTGCAGAACCTATGCTAAGAGCGGTTCCTCCTTATTACCCAGAATATCCCGAAGCAAAAAGAATATTAGATATATTATCCCATTTTCTTCCCCTATCTCCCACCGAAGTCCCCATGACATCAATCCTAAGAGAATTTATTGGGGGAAGTTCTTTTAGTTATTAA
- a CDS encoding zinc-binding dehydrogenase, which produces MKGLRIIVPKEREISFEEFELEEEKLREDEALVKNIYTMISPGTELSIYTGIDPEVYVPTSWCHYPFKPGYIGVGRVIKLGKKVENLKEGDLIYYFSNHASHSIIKAGNTLDRSFFVKVPYDMDLKLIPITKFGTIALTSLRVSSLNSGDSVLIVGLGLVGNLASQLFKIAGAKVIGVDLSKRRLDLAKKAGIDILINPQEKNLREEVLRLTQGKGVEIAVDAVGDSKIVIEIADLVKDMGEIILLGTPRKSYIADITPLLRIVHLRWVTIKGALEWCFPLYESVGSKFSYEKNSLYILELIKDKKLIVEDLITHVIKPEDFKSAYEGLLNRKDEYIGVLIDWRD; this is translated from the coding sequence ATGAAAGGCTTAAGAATAATAGTCCCTAAAGAGAGGGAAATTTCTTTTGAGGAATTTGAATTGGAAGAAGAAAAATTAAGAGAAGATGAAGCTTTAGTAAAGAATATTTATACTATGATAAGTCCTGGAACAGAACTTTCCATTTATACAGGAATAGATCCTGAAGTATATGTTCCTACCTCTTGGTGTCATTATCCCTTTAAACCAGGTTATATTGGAGTTGGAAGAGTAATTAAGCTAGGAAAAAAAGTTGAAAATTTAAAAGAAGGAGATTTGATTTATTATTTTTCCAATCATGCATCCCATTCGATCATAAAAGCAGGAAATACTCTTGATCGTAGTTTTTTTGTGAAAGTCCCCTATGATATGGATTTAAAGCTTATTCCCATCACAAAATTTGGTACTATTGCATTAACCTCTTTACGGGTTTCCTCCTTAAATTCAGGAGATTCTGTTCTAATAGTTGGCTTGGGACTTGTGGGAAATTTAGCTTCTCAACTTTTTAAGATAGCAGGGGCAAAAGTTATAGGGGTGGATCTATCTAAGAGAAGACTTGATTTAGCTAAGAAGGCTGGAATTGATATTTTAATAAATCCCCAAGAAAAGAATTTAAGAGAAGAAGTATTAAGATTGACCCAAGGAAAAGGGGTAGAGATTGCAGTTGATGCTGTGGGAGATTCAAAGATAGTAATTGAAATAGCAGATTTGGTAAAAGACATGGGAGAAATAATTTTGCTTGGCACTCCAAGAAAAAGCTATATAGCGGATATTACTCCTCTATTAAGAATAGTTCATCTGAGATGGGTAACTATAAAAGGTGCCTTAGAATGGTGTTTCCCTCTTTATGAATCAGTAGGAAGTAAATTTTCTTATGAAAAGAATTCCCTATATATTCTTGAACTGATAAAAGATAAAAAGCTAATTGTTGAGGATTTAATAACCCATGTAATAAAACCTGAGGATTTTAAAAGTGCCTACGAAGGGCTTCTAAATAGAAAGGATGAATATATTGGTGTTTTAATTGACTGGAGAGATTAA
- a CDS encoding SDR family oxidoreductase — MNKVAIITGGGQGIGKAIAKKFLENNIQVVIAEIDESAGKEVEEEYSSIGNIKFIKTDVSKEEDVKNMVEETINIFGKINYLINNAGISINKHITELSLEEWNKVIGVNLTGAFLCAKYAYPYLKKEKGVIINIASTRAFMSEPNTEAYSASKGGIYALTHALAISLGPDIRVNCISPGWIEVSEWKKRALRRAPELTEIDHKQHPVGRVGKPEDIANLVYFLISDEAGFITGANFIVDGGMTRKMIYL, encoded by the coding sequence ATGAATAAGGTTGCCATAATAACGGGAGGAGGCCAGGGAATAGGAAAAGCTATAGCAAAAAAGTTTTTAGAAAATAATATTCAAGTAGTTATAGCAGAAATAGATGAATCCGCAGGTAAAGAGGTAGAAGAAGAGTATTCTTCTATAGGTAATATAAAGTTTATAAAAACCGATGTTTCAAAGGAAGAAGATGTAAAAAATATGGTGGAAGAAACAATAAATATATTTGGTAAAATAAACTATTTGATAAATAATGCAGGAATTTCTATTAATAAACATATAACAGAATTAAGCTTAGAAGAATGGAACAAAGTAATTGGTGTCAATCTTACAGGTGCTTTTTTATGTGCCAAATATGCATATCCATATTTAAAAAAGGAAAAGGGAGTTATTATTAATATAGCATCTACACGAGCCTTTATGTCAGAACCAAACACTGAAGCCTATTCTGCATCGAAGGGTGGAATTTATGCCTTAACCCATGCCCTTGCCATAAGCTTAGGACCTGATATAAGGGTAAATTGTATAAGTCCTGGATGGATAGAGGTTTCGGAGTGGAAAAAAAGAGCTTTAAGAAGAGCTCCAGAGCTTACTGAAATTGATCATAAACAGCATCCTGTAGGTCGAGTAGGAAAACCAGAGGATATAGCAAACTTAGTATATTTTTTAATTTCCGATGAAGCAGGTTTTATAACTGGAGCAAACTTTATTGTAGATGGTGGAATGACAAGAAAAATGATTTATTTATAA
- a CDS encoding YgiQ family radical SAM protein — MFNFLPISLEEAKRKGWYELDIIIISGDAYVDHPSFGSAVIGRFLEYHGFKVGIIPQPNWRDKEEFKVLGKPRLFFGITAGSVDSMVANYTPNKNKRKEDAYTEGGVSGKRPDRATIVYSNVVHELFPDVPIILGGIEASLRRFSHYDFWDDRVRHSVLLDSRAKIIVYGMGEKQTLQIAKMLSQGKSWYEIYEIPGILYSLKEREFLELFKDKEYMMLPSFEEVASDKEKYWEFQKLLIEGMKRKKILVQRDGKRYLIQNPPPLYTSEDLNLIYSLPFQRLPHPSYKNKIPALETVKTSIVSHRGCFGSCTFCSLNIHQGWQVISRDEESILREVYSLTKRKDFRGTISDVGGPTANMYKLRCRIHKMPGSCPNRDCLYPSLCKYLEVDHSAQLNLLRKIKEIPKVKHVFIASGIRYDLALKDEEYIKNIIKNGYIGGHLSVAPEHIKEHVLEIMKKPKFEVYERFLDLFNKYKKILGKEIYTIPYFISSHPGATLKDAFDLAMYIKNLGHYLEQIQDYTPLPLTPASCAFYTEFHPERKEKIYVAKNYEERRLQRALAQYKDKKNREFLLKNKEKIPIPLEKLFKI, encoded by the coding sequence ATGTTTAACTTTTTACCCATATCTTTAGAAGAAGCAAAAAGAAAGGGCTGGTATGAGCTTGATATTATAATCATTTCAGGAGATGCTTATGTAGACCATCCTTCCTTTGGCTCTGCGGTAATAGGAAGATTTTTAGAATATCATGGATTTAAAGTAGGCATTATTCCTCAACCTAATTGGAGAGATAAAGAAGAGTTCAAAGTATTAGGAAAGCCAAGACTTTTTTTTGGTATTACAGCAGGGTCTGTGGACTCCATGGTGGCAAATTATACTCCAAATAAGAATAAAAGAAAAGAAGATGCCTATACAGAAGGAGGAGTTTCGGGAAAAAGACCCGATAGAGCAACTATTGTATATTCGAATGTAGTTCATGAATTATTTCCTGACGTACCCATAATTCTTGGAGGGATAGAAGCAAGTCTAAGAAGATTCTCTCATTATGATTTCTGGGATGATAGGGTAAGGCATTCGGTTTTATTAGACTCAAGAGCAAAAATTATTGTATACGGTATGGGAGAAAAACAAACTCTTCAAATTGCAAAAATGCTTTCTCAAGGGAAATCGTGGTATGAAATATATGAAATACCTGGAATTTTGTATTCATTAAAGGAAAGAGAATTTTTAGAACTTTTCAAAGATAAAGAGTATATGATGCTTCCTTCCTTTGAAGAGGTAGCTTCCGATAAGGAAAAATATTGGGAATTTCAAAAATTACTTATAGAGGGAATGAAAAGAAAAAAAATACTGGTCCAGAGAGATGGAAAAAGGTATCTTATTCAAAACCCTCCCCCTTTATACACTTCTGAAGATTTAAATTTAATCTATTCTTTGCCCTTTCAGAGGTTACCTCATCCCTCTTATAAAAATAAAATTCCTGCCTTAGAAACCGTAAAAACCTCTATTGTTTCCCATAGGGGATGTTTTGGAAGTTGCACCTTCTGCTCCTTAAATATTCATCAGGGATGGCAAGTAATATCAAGAGATGAGGAATCAATTTTAAGAGAGGTATATAGTTTAACAAAGAGGAAAGATTTTAGAGGAACTATTTCCGACGTAGGTGGTCCTACTGCAAATATGTATAAATTAAGATGTAGAATTCATAAAATGCCTGGTAGCTGTCCCAATAGAGATTGTCTTTATCCTTCTTTATGCAAATACTTAGAGGTAGATCATTCTGCTCAATTAAATCTTTTGAGAAAGATAAAAGAAATACCAAAAGTAAAACATGTTTTTATTGCATCAGGTATAAGATATGATCTTGCTTTAAAAGATGAGGAGTACATTAAAAATATAATAAAAAACGGGTATATTGGGGGACACTTATCTGTTGCTCCAGAGCATATAAAGGAGCATGTATTAGAAATTATGAAAAAACCAAAATTTGAAGTATATGAAAGATTCTTAGATCTGTTTAATAAATACAAGAAAATCTTAGGAAAGGAAATCTATACTATACCATATTTTATCTCTTCTCATCCTGGAGCAACTTTAAAAGATGCCTTTGATCTTGCAATGTATATAAAAAATTTGGGACATTATTTAGAGCAGATCCAGGATTATACTCCTCTTCCCTTAACTCCTGCTTCATGTGCCTTTTACACGGAGTTTCATCCAGAAAGAAAAGAGAAAATATATGTAGCTAAAAACTATGAGGAAAGAAGATTGCAAAGAGCATTAGCACAATATAAAGATAAAAAAAATAGAGAATTTCTATTGAAAAATAAAGAGAAAATTCCTATTCCCTTAGAGAAATTGTTTAAAATTTAG
- a CDS encoding cation diffusion facilitator family transporter, translated as MTLKRILMAMFINFSMALMEVIGGILSGSLALVSDALHNINDFFALLVSLLAELISKNKKSDRNHTYGYRRIEILSALLNSILLFGVFIFLILEALERIKSPKEVHGIQTITIGIIGLIGNIISAYLLHEDSQHNLNIKGAFLHLVSDAISSLGVILGALLIIFYRLYISDTIISLLIAGFIFYNSIDLMKDTIHILMEGTPKGIEIEEIQKAICKVSGVRDVHHIHVWQVSSKDLILSAHIVVEDQRLSLAEKIVEEAKKVLKDQFGITHSTLEVESEDLNKEKECNCEY; from the coding sequence GTGACTTTAAAAAGAATTTTGATGGCTATGTTTATTAACTTTTCAATGGCACTAATGGAGGTTATTGGAGGAATTTTATCAGGAAGCTTAGCCCTTGTTAGTGATGCATTACATAATATAAACGATTTTTTTGCGCTATTAGTAAGTTTGCTAGCAGAGTTAATATCAAAGAATAAAAAGAGCGATAGGAATCATACCTATGGATATAGAAGGATTGAGATTTTATCCGCACTTCTTAATAGCATTCTTCTCTTTGGTGTTTTTATTTTTCTTATCCTTGAAGCCTTGGAAAGAATAAAATCTCCTAAGGAAGTACATGGTATTCAAACAATAACTATAGGTATTATTGGACTAATAGGAAATATTATTTCTGCTTATCTTTTACATGAAGATTCCCAACATAATTTAAATATTAAGGGGGCTTTTCTTCATCTTGTTTCCGATGCTATCTCTTCTTTAGGAGTAATACTCGGAGCTTTATTAATCATATTTTATAGACTTTATATATCAGATACAATTATATCCTTATTAATTGCAGGTTTTATTTTTTACAACTCTATTGATCTCATGAAGGATACAATCCATATACTGATGGAAGGAACTCCAAAAGGTATTGAAATTGAAGAGATACAAAAAGCTATATGTAAGGTTTCTGGAGTAAGAGATGTGCATCATATTCATGTTTGGCAAGTATCTTCTAAGGATCTTATTCTTTCTGCTCATATTGTAGTAGAAGATCAAAGGCTTTCCTTAGCTGAAAAGATAGTAGAGGAAGCTAAAAAGGTTTTAAAGGACCAATTTGGGATTACTCATTCCACATTAGAGGTGGAATCAGAAGATTTAAATAAAGAAAAAGAGTGTAATTGTGAATATTAA
- a CDS encoding NADP-dependent isocitrate dehydrogenase — protein sequence MIKVKNPIVELDGDEMARVMWKMIKEQLIFPYLDIPLIYFDLGIENRDKTEDKVTLESAKAIKEYKVGVKCATITPDEERVKEYNLKKAWKSPNATIRAYLDGTVFRKPILVRNIPPAVKSWKKPIIIGRHAYGDIYSAFEYKVEKPLNLEIILKDNTTYTFPVHSFEGKGVFMVLHNTEKSIRSFARSCINYALSEKVDLWFSAKDTISKIYHGYFKEIFQEEVEKRREDFEKVGIKYKYFLIDDAVAQLIKNEGGILWACMNYEGDIMSDMIAAGFGSLGLMTSVLVSPSGEFEFEAAHGTVRRHYYEYLKGNPTSTNPTASIFAWTGAIRKRGELDNTPEVSEFADKLEKAVVNTIEMGIMTKDLQPLADPPVEKFVNTEEFIKKVRENLEKLL from the coding sequence TTGATAAAAGTTAAAAATCCAATAGTAGAACTTGATGGAGATGAAATGGCAAGAGTTATGTGGAAAATGATTAAAGAACAGCTTATTTTCCCTTACTTAGATATTCCTTTGATTTATTTTGATTTAGGCATTGAAAATAGGGATAAAACTGAAGATAAGGTAACATTAGAATCTGCAAAGGCAATAAAGGAATATAAAGTTGGTGTAAAATGTGCTACCATAACTCCTGATGAAGAAAGAGTTAAAGAATATAATTTAAAAAAGGCCTGGAAAAGTCCTAATGCTACAATTCGTGCCTATCTTGATGGAACAGTCTTTAGAAAACCCATTTTAGTAAGAAATATCCCTCCTGCAGTAAAATCCTGGAAAAAACCTATAATTATTGGAAGACATGCCTATGGAGATATATACAGTGCCTTTGAGTATAAAGTAGAAAAACCTTTAAATTTGGAGATTATTCTTAAAGATAATACTACTTATACCTTTCCTGTCCATAGTTTTGAGGGAAAGGGTGTATTTATGGTCTTACACAATACAGAAAAATCTATAAGAAGTTTTGCAAGATCCTGCATAAATTACGCCCTCTCCGAAAAAGTTGATCTTTGGTTTTCTGCAAAGGATACCATATCTAAAATCTATCATGGATATTTTAAAGAAATCTTTCAAGAGGAAGTAGAAAAAAGAAGAGAAGACTTTGAAAAAGTTGGAATAAAATATAAATATTTTTTAATTGATGATGCAGTGGCTCAACTAATAAAAAATGAAGGAGGAATCCTTTGGGCATGCATGAATTATGAAGGAGACATTATGTCTGATATGATCGCTGCAGGTTTCGGAAGCTTAGGACTTATGACCTCTGTTTTAGTCTCTCCCTCTGGAGAGTTTGAATTCGAAGCAGCTCATGGGACAGTAAGGAGACATTATTATGAATACTTAAAAGGAAATCCCACATCTACAAATCCCACTGCATCAATCTTTGCATGGACAGGAGCTATAAGAAAAAGAGGAGAATTGGATAATACTCCTGAAGTTTCTGAATTTGCAGATAAGTTAGAAAAAGCAGTAGTAAACACTATTGAAATGGGTATAATGACAAAAGATTTGCAACCTTTAGCGGATCCTCCCGTTGAAAAATTTGTTAATACTGAGGAATTTATTAAAAAAGTAAGAGAAAATCTTGAAAAATTATTATGA
- a CDS encoding DUF1284 domain-containing protein, giving the protein MKIRGHHLLCILHFEGKGYSQEFVQNMELIKERLKKGERFLLVISGDDICYKCPYYKGRCLRESNIGDIEKKDKNIISFLGLKRNRLYSYNDISKIIFEKMNKIIFEDFCKDCSWYYLCSGKNLFQY; this is encoded by the coding sequence ATGAAAATAAGAGGACACCATCTTCTTTGTATTTTACATTTTGAAGGAAAGGGGTATTCGCAGGAATTTGTCCAAAACATGGAATTAATAAAGGAAAGATTAAAAAAGGGTGAAAGATTTTTATTAGTCATCAGTGGAGATGATATATGCTATAAATGTCCCTATTATAAAGGAAGATGTTTAAGAGAATCAAACATTGGAGATATAGAAAAGAAGGATAAAAATATAATTAGCTTTTTAGGATTAAAAAGGAATAGACTATATTCCTATAATGATATAAGTAAAATAATTTTTGAAAAAATGAATAAGATAATCTTTGAAGATTTTTGTAAAGATTGCTCCTGGTATTACCTATGTTCAGGAAAAAATCTTTTTCAATATTAA
- a CDS encoding 50S ribosome-binding GTPase, translating to MPANLPPQYFEAEKRYREAKTIEDKIQALKEMLAILPKHKGTDKMKADLRRKLSQLMEEAEKRPKKGGRGMDYIEKEGAGQVVIIGPPNTGKSTFFKTLTNVDTLIADYPFSTINHTLGMMPYENIQIQLIDLPPLWENTESWIYNIIRYCDLTIVFLDMESLSLVDDYLKIKDLLGNKKIKLVRENPDRDPYAPIKEVKSMIIINKIDLITPLERKEEIDVLKEELNVYCISAKEGINMEEIKRNIFNELNIVRIYTKKPGYPPDLDTPYILPKGSTVLDVAELVHKDIAKNLKYTKLYTKDGKIKGLPVEKSYELKDEEILEFHT from the coding sequence ATGCCAGCAAATCTTCCACCCCAATATTTTGAGGCAGAAAAAAGATATAGAGAAGCAAAAACTATAGAAGATAAAATACAAGCATTAAAAGAAATGCTTGCCATTCTCCCTAAACATAAAGGAACAGATAAAATGAAGGCAGATCTTAGAAGAAAACTTTCCCAGCTTATGGAAGAAGCAGAAAAAAGACCAAAAAAGGGAGGAAGGGGAATGGATTATATTGAAAAAGAGGGAGCAGGACAGGTAGTAATCATAGGACCACCTAATACTGGAAAATCAACCTTTTTTAAAACTCTGACAAATGTAGATACATTAATTGCAGATTATCCCTTTTCCACTATAAATCATACTTTAGGAATGATGCCTTATGAGAACATTCAAATTCAGCTTATCGATCTTCCTCCTTTATGGGAAAATACTGAATCTTGGATCTACAATATTATAAGATATTGTGATCTGACAATTGTATTTTTAGACATGGAGTCTTTATCCTTAGTAGACGATTATTTAAAGATTAAAGATCTATTAGGTAATAAAAAAATTAAGTTAGTAAGAGAAAACCCTGATAGGGATCCTTATGCTCCTATAAAAGAAGTTAAAAGCATGATTATAATAAACAAGATAGATCTTATAACTCCTCTTGAAAGAAAAGAAGAAATAGATGTTCTAAAAGAAGAATTAAATGTATATTGTATCTCCGCAAAGGAAGGTATAAATATGGAAGAAATTAAAAGAAATATATTTAATGAATTAAATATTGTGAGAATCTATACTAAAAAACCAGGATACCCTCCTGACCTCGATACTCCATATATTCTCCCTAAAGGAAGCACTGTTCTTGATGTTGCAGAATTAGTTCATAAAGATATTGCCAAAAATCTAAAATATACAAAACTCTACACAAAAGATGGTAAAATAAAAGGACTTCCCGTGGAAAAGAGTTATGAGTTGAAAGATGAAGAAATTCTTGAGTTTCATACTTAA
- a CDS encoding AAA family ATPase → MGKIIAVANQKGGVGKTTTVINLGFALGSLGKKILLVDADPQSNTTSGIIGRKDIRPSLYDSLIQDLHVKEIIYPLRKEENSLRENLYIIPSNIDLAGAEIELVSAFLRELRLKKVLEPIIDDFDYIFIDCPPSLGLLTVNALTCAHYVLIPLQCEYYALEGISQLLRTIELIKRNLNRDLEILGILLTMYGRTSLSQQVVDEARKFFKDKVFKTIIPRNVRLSEAPSFSQSIFEYAPESSGALAYKELAKELIKNG, encoded by the coding sequence ATGGGAAAAATAATTGCTGTTGCCAACCAAAAAGGTGGAGTAGGAAAAACTACAACAGTTATAAATCTAGGATTTGCTCTTGGAAGCTTAGGAAAAAAGATCTTATTAGTAGATGCAGATCCCCAAAGTAATACTACTAGTGGAATTATAGGAAGGAAGGATATAAGGCCGAGTCTTTATGATAGTTTAATTCAGGATCTTCATGTAAAAGAAATAATATATCCCTTAAGAAAAGAAGAGAATTCTCTTCGAGAAAACTTATATATAATTCCATCAAATATAGATTTAGCAGGAGCAGAGATAGAATTAGTTTCAGCCTTTTTAAGAGAATTAAGATTAAAAAAAGTTTTAGAGCCCATAATAGATGATTTTGATTATATATTTATTGATTGTCCTCCCTCATTAGGACTTCTTACAGTAAATGCTTTAACCTGTGCCCACTACGTACTTATTCCCCTTCAATGCGAATACTACGCTCTAGAAGGCATTTCTCAATTATTAAGAACTATCGAGCTTATAAAAAGAAATTTAAATAGAGACTTGGAAATTCTTGGAATTCTTCTTACTATGTATGGAAGAACATCTTTATCTCAACAAGTAGTAGACGAGGCAAGAAAATTTTTTAAGGATAAAGTTTTTAAAACTATTATTCCAAGAAATGTAAGATTAAGTGAGGCACCAAGTTTTTCCCAATCTATTTTTGAATATGCTCCTGAATCATCAGGGGCCTTAGCTTATAAAGAATTAGCAAAGGAGTTGATAAAAAATGGGTAA